The following proteins are co-located in the Candidatus Binataceae bacterium genome:
- the smpB gene encoding SsrA-binding protein SmpB, translated as MAQSKEQGRKNDGFDLVVENRKARHDFFIEDTFEAGMALNGTEVKSLRQHRANLRDSYIRIKKGEAFLQGVHIGAYAPAGQFSHKETRDRKLLLHRREIDRLWGRVRERGYSIVPLKIYFKAGRAKVEIGLAKGKQAYDKRAAIAKKDSRREMERALKGRNR; from the coding sequence ATGGCGCAGAGCAAGGAACAGGGGCGCAAGAACGACGGCTTCGATCTCGTGGTCGAGAACCGCAAGGCTCGTCACGATTTCTTTATCGAGGATACCTTCGAAGCCGGAATGGCGCTGAATGGCACCGAGGTCAAGTCGCTGCGCCAGCATCGCGCTAACCTGCGCGACAGCTACATCCGCATCAAGAAGGGCGAAGCGTTCCTGCAAGGCGTGCACATCGGTGCCTATGCCCCAGCCGGCCAGTTCAGTCACAAAGAAACCCGCGACCGCAAGCTCCTGCTGCATCGGCGCGAAATCGATCGCCTGTGGGGCAGGGTACGCGAGCGCGGCTACTCGATCGTGCCGCTGAAGATTTATTTCAAGGCCGGCCGCGCCAAAGTCGAGATCGGTCTGGCCAAAGGCAAGCAGGCCTACGACAAGCGCGCGGCGATCGCCAAGAAAGATTCGCGGCGCGAGATGGAACGCGCACTCAAAGGGCGCAATCGCTAG
- a CDS encoding nucleotidyltransferase domain-containing protein, whose translation METCRVVVLAISTVIGGEIEEILDRVVGRVGTIDGVAAIALGGSRARGTADRHSDVDLGIYYDGERPFSIGALDRAARDLDDRHISGLVTDFGAWGPGVNGGGWLTLDGVHVDFLYRDLGAVARAIDECLEGRVHSIYQLGHPLGFQNQIYAGETQVCQPLYDPLGALVELKAKVADYPEPLRATIVAKHLFDAEFELSIAGKPAARCDTMYVAGCLFRAAGFMVRVLYALNRTFFINEKGAMAESRGFALVPHGFHDSVDEVLGRPGAIAAELAESIARMQQILDQLKLVANERTN comes from the coding sequence GTGGAAACGTGTAGAGTCGTGGTGCTTGCGATATCGACCGTGATTGGCGGGGAAATCGAAGAAATCCTGGATCGCGTTGTCGGCCGCGTCGGTACGATCGACGGCGTAGCGGCGATCGCCCTCGGGGGCTCGCGTGCGCGCGGCACCGCCGATCGTCATTCCGACGTTGACCTTGGCATTTACTATGACGGCGAGCGCCCGTTCTCGATCGGCGCGCTCGACCGGGCAGCGCGCGATCTCGACGATCGCCATATCAGCGGTCTCGTGACCGACTTCGGCGCGTGGGGTCCGGGCGTCAACGGCGGCGGATGGCTCACGCTCGACGGTGTCCACGTTGACTTTTTGTATCGCGATCTCGGCGCAGTCGCGCGCGCGATCGACGAATGCCTCGAAGGCCGCGTTCATTCGATCTATCAACTCGGGCATCCGCTCGGTTTTCAAAATCAGATTTATGCGGGCGAGACCCAAGTCTGTCAGCCGCTTTACGATCCGCTGGGTGCGCTCGTCGAGCTCAAGGCCAAGGTCGCTGATTATCCGGAGCCACTGCGCGCGACTATCGTGGCGAAGCATCTGTTCGATGCCGAGTTCGAGTTGAGTATCGCGGGCAAACCCGCCGCGCGCTGCGACACGATGTACGTGGCGGGATGCCTGTTCCGGGCCGCGGGCTTCATGGTGCGGGTGCTTTACGCGCTCAACCGAACCTTCTTCATCAATGAAAAAGGCGCGATGGCTGAGTCGCGCGGCTTCGCCCTCGTACCGCACGGCTTTCACGATAGCGTCGATGAAGTGCTTGGGCGTCCTGGCGCGATTGCGGCAGAACTCGCCGAGAGTATTGCGCGGATGCAGCAGATTCTCGATCAGCTCAAGCTGGTGGCCAACGAGCGGACGAATTGA
- a CDS encoding M48 family metallopeptidase, translating into MAASDFRALQATNRRQTVILVAVFIVLFGVLGFGLDYLARNVRFNGGHLIGFPIFTIFALGFGGIQSVVSFYGGASLVLLSVRAEPLTGDTVERQTVLNVINEMAIASRLPVPKAYLMNDPSPNAFATGRDPQHSVICVTQGLIDQMDREEIQGVIGHEMSHIRDYDIRTMMMIAVLVGGIAMLSDFVYRTMFFGGFGGRDNDSNDHENESSAVIAIAVLILAVLAPIFAQLLAMAVSREREYLADAASVEFTRNPRALLRALQRLQQVESPLKAGTAGTAHLFMVNPREGAKEDDEGFFANLISTHPPLGRRIARLQAMIGAPSESPAVAN; encoded by the coding sequence ATGGCGGCGAGCGATTTCCGTGCGCTCCAGGCGACCAATCGCCGGCAGACGGTGATCCTGGTCGCGGTTTTCATTGTGCTCTTCGGAGTGCTCGGTTTCGGCCTCGATTACCTCGCGCGCAACGTGCGCTTTAATGGCGGCCATCTGATCGGCTTTCCAATCTTCACGATCTTCGCGCTTGGTTTTGGTGGTATCCAGTCTGTTGTTTCGTTTTACGGCGGTGCCTCTCTCGTCCTGCTCTCGGTGCGTGCCGAACCGCTGACGGGCGATACTGTCGAACGTCAGACGGTGCTCAATGTCATCAACGAGATGGCGATCGCATCACGGCTGCCGGTGCCGAAGGCGTACCTGATGAACGATCCGTCGCCCAACGCATTCGCGACCGGGCGCGATCCACAGCATTCAGTGATCTGCGTCACGCAGGGACTTATCGACCAGATGGATCGCGAGGAGATCCAGGGCGTCATCGGTCATGAGATGTCGCATATCCGCGACTACGACATCCGCACGATGATGATGATCGCGGTGCTGGTCGGCGGAATCGCGATGCTGTCGGACTTCGTTTACCGCACGATGTTCTTCGGCGGCTTCGGCGGACGCGATAACGATTCGAATGATCACGAGAACGAATCCTCGGCGGTGATCGCGATTGCGGTGCTGATACTCGCAGTGCTCGCGCCGATCTTCGCGCAGTTGCTGGCGATGGCGGTGTCGCGCGAGCGCGAGTACCTGGCGGATGCGGCGTCGGTCGAGTTCACGCGCAACCCGCGCGCGCTGTTGCGAGCGCTACAGCGGTTGCAGCAGGTCGAATCGCCGCTGAAGGCGGGCACTGCGGGTACGGCGCATCTATTCATGGTGAACCCGCGCGAGGGCGCGAAAGAGGATGATGAAGGCTTCTTCGCGAACCTGATTTCGACGCATCCGCCGCTAGGCCGCCGCATCGCAAGACTGCAAGCGATGATTGGGGCGCCTTCGGAATCTCCCGCCGTGGCGAATTAA
- a CDS encoding LemA family protein, which translates to MTSTVLLIIVVAIIAWTILAYNRLVSLRNQVENSWRQIDVQLKRRHDLIPNLVEAVKGYMQFERDTLTQVVEARAKAVSAPDQTTRIAAENQITAGLGKLLAVMENYPQLKSDQNVLKLQEELTTTENQIAFARQAYNDVVLDLNTRIQSFPSNMIANNFGFKPAEYFKGAPEDQAVPKVDLSMSAPRA; encoded by the coding sequence ATGACCTCAACTGTGCTGCTGATTATCGTCGTCGCGATCATTGCGTGGACGATCCTCGCCTACAACCGCCTCGTCAGCCTGCGCAACCAGGTTGAAAATTCGTGGCGCCAGATCGATGTTCAATTGAAGCGCCGGCACGATCTGATTCCGAACCTGGTCGAGGCCGTCAAAGGCTACATGCAGTTCGAGCGCGACACGCTCACGCAGGTGGTCGAGGCGCGCGCCAAGGCCGTCAGCGCTCCCGACCAGACGACGCGGATCGCGGCGGAGAATCAGATCACGGCGGGGCTCGGCAAGCTGCTCGCGGTGATGGAAAACTATCCGCAGCTCAAGTCCGATCAGAATGTGCTCAAGCTCCAGGAAGAGCTGACCACGACCGAGAATCAGATCGCGTTCGCACGGCAGGCGTACAACGACGTCGTGCTCGATTTGAACACGCGCATTCAATCGTTCCCGTCCAACATGATCGCGAACAATTTCGGCTTCAAGCCGGCCGAGTACTTCAAAGGCGCGCCCGAGGATCAGGCCGTTCCCAAGGTCGATCTCTCGATGAGCGCGCCGCGCGCCTGA
- a CDS encoding Hsp20/alpha crystallin family protein, which translates to MELRLNNGVMLPNNSLFNHFNQLWNELERPRTAPQQHATTPATDVVENADGYHFYFEMPGVKADSAELRVEEGRLIVEAERTRPEYPKEASVHVAERTFGKIRRAFKLPEDATSDGITASYKDGVLEVTVLKKPESKPLKIKVNYQN; encoded by the coding sequence ATGGAACTGCGTTTGAACAATGGCGTCATGCTGCCCAACAACTCTCTGTTCAATCATTTCAACCAACTGTGGAATGAGCTCGAGCGGCCCCGCACTGCTCCGCAGCAGCACGCTACGACTCCTGCGACCGACGTGGTCGAGAACGCTGACGGCTATCACTTCTACTTCGAGATGCCGGGCGTGAAGGCTGACTCGGCCGAGCTGCGCGTCGAGGAAGGCCGCCTGATCGTCGAGGCCGAGCGCACCCGCCCCGAGTATCCCAAGGAAGCGTCCGTGCACGTGGCGGAACGGACCTTTGGCAAGATTCGGCGCGCGTTCAAGCTGCCTGAAGATGCCACCAGCGACGGCATCACCGCTTCGTACAAGGACGGCGTGCTCGAAGTGACGGTGCTCAAGAAGCCCGAGAGCAAGCCGCTCAAGATCAAAGTCAACTACCAGAACTAG
- a CDS encoding thaumatin family protein: protein MDACLANVPTPTVKPGLHRVVQLVNCSDEDLLGTANAAQQKGGQPVPVLPESGSWVIGKAGSANHGNVLTIDIPLTWEDTKCPENAHGMCQGIVGPRFWARSGCRYDLGFDKAQCETGGCAGRYDCSAARLAGTVGTTVSEWTFAEPVSNAPTTPTVSYLKDSPDISAVDGVNLNMDIQPVAGDAHDPFDTNGPGKAPHDIQWLNERYPLTRSGEDLRSSCPTAFKLTRSAFTNGNPYGFVYVNKSGQPVDSTGVVDNSVVACFSNCGRYEYPSPPTIGCTPTPGTNCYYWKSFCLGDPSQYGHPCKTDLDCPVNGACWNNPGSSLDHTCQGRAFVQASNCYPEADGTANPLCPYVTYQYGYTDDSVTPPQVFDSTQPPLGKCSDVSSDASSCIGDDTLHKAMPKVYTWPNDPQVYGGDSPSYRVIFAPGGNGNTKISPLSTIPLCSDIPNAESVYGFNQARINCGNPINYGALFGLAKPAPTDWGCDLDPTGAGDEAIICKWDSPAKVKQIGLRANFNAQGSSLALAVLPQSLLNAGDMLLASITFNSAAGSPTLPIGWTQVPGANVTSSSNDQTVVWYHFVTTPADEPVSYTWTWSQAASPSGGMTVWRGVDRTNPFDATGSTAQGVGATATAPPVTTQTAFAQLISVYGAGNAKGQVFALPVSTVPGVGIDETGALKVFGSPTLGDYYAHLVGDRIEAKARTTDSQAVGLTSNTTPPDPNIGNSDWTAISFALRPTTGLRLASLR from the coding sequence TTGGATGCGTGTCTGGCCAACGTGCCGACGCCGACCGTGAAGCCAGGACTGCATCGAGTCGTGCAGCTCGTCAACTGTTCGGATGAGGACCTGCTGGGTACCGCCAATGCCGCGCAGCAGAAAGGCGGTCAGCCGGTACCTGTGCTTCCCGAATCGGGAAGCTGGGTGATCGGGAAAGCTGGCTCTGCCAATCACGGGAACGTCCTGACTATCGACATTCCGCTTACATGGGAAGACACGAAGTGTCCGGAAAACGCGCACGGCATGTGCCAGGGAATCGTCGGTCCGCGATTCTGGGCGCGATCCGGATGCCGCTACGATCTCGGCTTTGACAAGGCCCAGTGCGAAACCGGAGGCTGCGCGGGCCGTTACGACTGCAGCGCGGCGCGCCTGGCGGGGACGGTCGGCACCACGGTCTCTGAATGGACTTTTGCCGAGCCGGTTTCGAACGCGCCGACGACTCCTACCGTCAGCTATCTCAAAGATTCTCCCGACATCAGCGCGGTAGACGGCGTCAATCTCAACATGGACATCCAGCCCGTCGCGGGCGACGCGCACGATCCTTTCGATACCAACGGACCGGGCAAGGCGCCCCATGACATTCAGTGGTTAAACGAGCGGTACCCGCTCACGAGATCCGGCGAAGATCTGCGATCGAGTTGCCCCACGGCCTTCAAGCTCACCCGCTCGGCGTTTACCAACGGCAATCCCTACGGATTCGTGTACGTCAACAAATCCGGTCAACCTGTAGATAGCACCGGCGTCGTCGACAACAGCGTTGTGGCCTGTTTCTCGAACTGCGGAAGATATGAGTATCCATCGCCGCCCACCATCGGCTGCACACCTACGCCGGGCACGAATTGTTACTATTGGAAATCGTTCTGCCTGGGCGATCCGAGTCAGTATGGACACCCGTGCAAGACCGACCTCGATTGCCCTGTGAACGGAGCATGCTGGAACAATCCAGGCTCTTCGCTCGACCATACCTGTCAGGGCCGCGCATTCGTTCAGGCCAGCAACTGTTACCCGGAGGCCGATGGCACCGCGAATCCGTTGTGTCCGTACGTTACCTACCAATACGGCTACACCGACGACAGTGTCACGCCGCCACAGGTCTTCGACTCGACTCAGCCTCCGCTCGGCAAGTGCAGCGACGTCAGCAGCGATGCGAGCAGTTGTATCGGCGACGACACGCTGCACAAGGCGATGCCCAAGGTTTACACCTGGCCCAACGATCCCCAGGTTTACGGCGGCGACTCGCCCTCCTATCGCGTGATCTTTGCGCCGGGCGGCAATGGCAACACCAAGATTTCGCCGCTCAGCACCATTCCGTTGTGCTCGGATATTCCTAACGCGGAGAGCGTGTATGGATTCAACCAGGCGCGGATAAACTGCGGCAATCCGATCAACTACGGAGCGCTCTTCGGTCTTGCCAAACCGGCGCCGACGGATTGGGGATGCGACCTCGATCCGACCGGCGCAGGCGACGAGGCCATCATCTGCAAATGGGATTCTCCGGCCAAGGTTAAGCAGATAGGCCTGCGGGCGAACTTCAATGCCCAAGGCTCGAGTCTGGCGCTGGCCGTCCTTCCGCAAAGCCTCCTGAATGCAGGCGATATGCTGCTCGCGTCGATCACGTTCAACTCGGCGGCGGGAAGCCCAACGCTGCCGATCGGATGGACCCAGGTGCCGGGCGCGAATGTAACTTCGAGCTCAAACGATCAAACCGTGGTGTGGTACCATTTCGTAACCACGCCGGCCGACGAGCCTGTGAGCTACACCTGGACGTGGAGCCAGGCGGCATCGCCATCGGGCGGAATGACCGTATGGCGGGGCGTGGACCGTACCAATCCCTTCGATGCGACCGGTTCGACCGCTCAGGGAGTCGGGGCCACCGCGACGGCCCCTCCCGTCACGACCCAGACTGCATTCGCGCAGTTGATCAGCGTCTATGGCGCGGGCAATGCGAAAGGCCAGGTTTTCGCTCTGCCCGTAAGCACCGTGCCCGGAGTTGGAATTGATGAAACGGGCGCGCTCAAAGTGTTTGGCAGTCCGACGCTCGGCGATTATTACGCGCATCTGGTTGGCGACCGAATCGAGGCAAAGGCGAGAACGACGGATTCGCAGGCCGTGGGTCTGACCTCGAACACGACGCCGCCGGATCCGAATATCGGCAACAGCGACTGGACCGCGATCAGCTTCGCGTTGCGGCCGACGACGGGCCTGAGGCTGGCAAGTCTTAGATAA
- a CDS encoding methyltransferase, with amino-acid sequence MDDTTEDLTRDAILGGTLTIHQPRRGYRFSVDSILLGRFATVRARDRVLDLGAGGGVVAIMIAALARPREVIALELQPQLAALIDRNATLNSLTNVRGVCADIRARRNAGIEPASFDLIVANPPYYAAARGRHSPGEGRRAARSGTDAELADFVAAARRYARNAARVAFVFAANRSAELIATMRARELEPKRIRFVHPRVELPAASVLVEARVGGGVEVAVEPPLILYDNAGEYSAEARALLLGARSGT; translated from the coding sequence ATGGACGACACTACAGAAGACCTCACTCGCGACGCGATCCTGGGTGGCACTCTCACCATTCACCAGCCGCGACGCGGCTATCGCTTCTCGGTCGATTCGATTCTGCTCGGGCGATTCGCCACGGTGCGCGCGCGCGATCGTGTGCTCGATCTCGGCGCAGGAGGCGGCGTGGTCGCGATCATGATCGCGGCGCTCGCGCGCCCGCGCGAAGTGATTGCGCTCGAGCTTCAGCCGCAACTCGCCGCATTGATCGATCGCAACGCGACCCTCAATTCGCTCACCAACGTGCGCGGCGTATGCGCCGATATTCGCGCCCGCCGGAACGCCGGGATCGAGCCCGCGAGCTTTGACCTGATCGTCGCGAATCCTCCCTACTACGCTGCCGCCCGCGGCCGTCATAGTCCGGGCGAAGGCCGTCGCGCCGCGCGCAGCGGCACCGATGCCGAGCTGGCAGACTTCGTCGCGGCGGCGCGCCGCTACGCGCGCAACGCAGCGCGCGTAGCGTTTGTCTTCGCCGCCAATCGAAGCGCGGAACTGATCGCGACGATGCGCGCGCGCGAGCTCGAGCCCAAGCGCATCCGCTTTGTGCATCCGCGCGTCGAGCTGCCCGCCGCGAGCGTGCTCGTCGAAGCGCGCGTTGGCGGCGGCGTCGAGGTCGCGGTCGAACCGCCGCTCATTCTTTATGACAACGCCGGAGAGTACAGCGCCGAAGCGCGCGCGCTGCTGCTCGGCGCGCGCTCAGGCACCTAG
- a CDS encoding alpha/beta hydrolase: protein MESFEPESKFVEVNGVRLCSLDWGGSGAPIVILHATGFLGRIYRPIAEQLRAIGHVYSFDQRGHGDSGKAPDGEYNWELTMRDLAGFIDAMGWKSVRAFGHSAGATAIGSLGAERPDLILRSVLVEPVIFESPTGPELGWQNPFFERTLKRKRSFPSVDAMVANFDRKPPYDTWRKDILHDYCEFGTRRAADGTRELKCAPEIEARIYETSHEFDGLARILASDIPMLVLFGANSYAFSVTLTDRVRRGIRHGRVLTIPDTGHFMPMEQPDFVARQALDFLGA, encoded by the coding sequence ATGGAATCATTCGAGCCTGAGAGCAAATTCGTCGAAGTGAACGGCGTCCGTCTGTGCTCGCTCGATTGGGGCGGCAGCGGCGCGCCGATCGTCATCCTGCACGCGACCGGTTTCCTCGGCCGCATCTATCGGCCGATCGCCGAGCAGCTGCGCGCGATCGGGCACGTGTACAGCTTCGATCAGCGCGGGCACGGCGACAGCGGCAAAGCGCCCGATGGGGAATACAACTGGGAACTCACGATGCGCGACCTCGCGGGCTTTATCGACGCCATGGGGTGGAAGAGCGTGCGCGCGTTCGGTCACTCCGCCGGCGCGACCGCGATCGGCTCGCTCGGCGCGGAGCGGCCGGACCTTATTTTGCGCTCGGTGCTGGTCGAGCCGGTGATTTTCGAATCGCCGACAGGCCCCGAGCTCGGATGGCAAAATCCGTTTTTCGAGCGCACGCTCAAGCGCAAGCGATCGTTTCCAAGCGTCGACGCGATGGTCGCAAATTTCGATCGCAAGCCCCCTTACGACACCTGGCGCAAGGATATCCTGCACGATTACTGCGAGTTCGGCACGCGGCGGGCGGCAGACGGGACGCGAGAGCTCAAATGTGCGCCCGAGATCGAGGCGCGCATCTACGAGACCTCGCACGAGTTCGATGGCCTGGCGCGGATTCTCGCGAGCGATATTCCGATGCTGGTGCTGTTCGGCGCCAATAGCTATGCGTTTAGCGTCACGCTCACGGACCGAGTCCGTCGCGGAATCCGTCATGGGCGCGTGCTCACGATTCCCGACACGGGGCATTTCATGCCGATGGAACAACCCGACTTCGTCGCGCGCCAGGCGCTCGATTTTCTAGGTGCCTGA
- a CDS encoding YhjD/YihY/BrkB family envelope integrity protein, producing MTKRSSDWFDVPALKAGHISSSSNYLLRGWMVISSAVESFIGNNDLLRASALTYTVALSIVPILALAFSALKGFGEADKLRPLVERYLAAGSDSTANQIMSFVENVNAAALGSLGGAFLLVTVISTMSTVEQALNTIFSVPQSRSYLRKFADYLSVIFTGPIIIAAALGGTAFVSGKMPYFSFAAAWLAATVPYAIVWAGFFFLFVFFPYTKVRYGPAAIGSLVTTILFQIVLWGYVKFQVGMAGYRAIYGALASVPIFLVWIYVAWAVILFGAEVTAAVQRGADISYIKPASPDFPYAAALYILIQLAERFRRGGDAITTWTLARHMLVRESTLEPIVDALKEAGVVVESAASVHSGKSGLFLVRDPASIVLGDALADIVPPDERDSSDPRVSHVLDELESARTNVLKSITLEQLLTATAPQADAKA from the coding sequence GTGACCAAACGAAGCTCTGACTGGTTCGATGTTCCGGCGCTCAAAGCCGGCCACATTTCTTCGAGTAGCAATTACCTGCTGCGTGGCTGGATGGTGATCAGCAGCGCGGTCGAATCCTTCATCGGCAACAACGACCTGCTGCGGGCCTCGGCGCTCACATACACCGTTGCGCTTTCGATCGTGCCGATCCTGGCGCTCGCATTCTCGGCGCTCAAGGGTTTTGGCGAGGCCGACAAGCTGCGCCCGCTGGTCGAGCGCTACCTCGCGGCCGGCTCGGACAGCACCGCAAATCAAATCATGAGCTTCGTCGAGAACGTCAACGCCGCCGCACTTGGCTCGCTCGGCGGCGCGTTTTTGCTCGTGACGGTGATCTCGACCATGAGTACCGTTGAGCAGGCGCTCAATACGATCTTCAGCGTGCCGCAGAGCCGCAGCTACCTGCGCAAATTCGCAGATTACCTGAGCGTGATTTTCACCGGGCCGATAATAATCGCGGCGGCGCTCGGCGGGACGGCGTTCGTGTCGGGCAAGATGCCGTATTTCTCGTTCGCGGCGGCATGGCTGGCGGCGACGGTGCCGTACGCGATCGTATGGGCGGGCTTCTTTTTCCTTTTTGTATTCTTTCCCTACACGAAGGTCAGATACGGCCCGGCCGCGATCGGCTCGCTGGTGACGACCATCCTTTTTCAAATCGTGCTGTGGGGCTACGTGAAATTCCAGGTCGGGATGGCCGGGTATCGCGCGATTTACGGCGCGCTCGCATCGGTGCCGATTTTCCTGGTCTGGATCTACGTGGCGTGGGCCGTGATCCTGTTCGGCGCCGAGGTGACGGCCGCGGTGCAGCGCGGCGCCGACATCAGTTATATCAAACCGGCGTCACCAGATTTTCCCTACGCGGCGGCGCTCTACATCCTGATACAGCTGGCCGAGCGGTTCCGGCGCGGCGGCGATGCGATCACGACCTGGACGCTCGCGCGCCACATGCTGGTCAGGGAATCGACGCTCGAGCCGATCGTCGACGCGCTCAAAGAGGCCGGGGTTGTGGTTGAATCGGCGGCCAGCGTGCACAGCGGGAAGAGCGGGCTCTTCCTCGTGCGCGATCCCGCATCGATCGTGCTCGGCGATGCGCTCGCCGACATCGTGCCGCCCGACGAGCGCGACAGCAGCGACCCCCGCGTCAGTCACGTCCTCGACGAGCTCGAGTCAGCGCGCACGAACGTGCTCAAGAGCATCACCCTCGAGCAGCTTCTCACCGCGACCGCTCCCCAGGCCGACGCCAAGGCCTGA
- a CDS encoding quinone oxidoreductase, with amino-acid sequence MKAVVFDKLGGPEVLHLADIPKPELKPGTVLVKVRAAGINFADTLFRQGQYLMQPQLPDVPGFEGAGEIEAAGAGVSNLKAGQRVAFIGSKTYAEYALAQAGQVIPLPDSMSFEHGAAFPIQVLTAWHMLHTCHNTGPGQTVLVHSAAGGVGIVAVQIAKAAGAKVIGTVSSDSKAALVKEYGGDDVINYATKDFAAEANRITGGRGVDLILDAVGATTLEKGLGCLALFGHLILYGRAGGPPEPLNLFRLFERAAKVSGFTLNTIPAVPEIMRRGIEDSLKLIAQGKLKLLVGKSFPLAQAAEAHRFMESRQSTGKLVLTA; translated from the coding sequence GTGAAAGCAGTCGTCTTCGACAAGCTTGGTGGGCCCGAGGTTCTGCATCTGGCGGATATCCCGAAGCCCGAACTCAAGCCCGGTACGGTGCTCGTCAAGGTGCGCGCCGCCGGGATCAATTTTGCCGACACTTTGTTTCGTCAGGGACAGTACCTGATGCAGCCGCAGTTGCCCGACGTGCCGGGATTCGAGGGTGCGGGCGAGATCGAAGCGGCCGGCGCAGGCGTATCTAACCTGAAGGCGGGGCAGCGCGTCGCATTCATCGGCAGCAAGACCTACGCCGAGTATGCGCTCGCGCAGGCGGGGCAAGTGATTCCGCTTCCCGACTCGATGTCCTTCGAACACGGCGCGGCGTTTCCGATCCAGGTGCTGACCGCGTGGCACATGCTGCATACCTGCCATAACACTGGGCCGGGGCAGACCGTGCTGGTGCATTCGGCCGCGGGCGGCGTCGGTATCGTCGCGGTACAGATCGCCAAAGCGGCGGGCGCGAAAGTTATCGGCACGGTCTCGAGCGATTCGAAGGCGGCGCTGGTCAAGGAATACGGCGGCGACGACGTAATCAATTACGCGACGAAGGACTTCGCGGCAGAAGCGAACCGAATCACGGGCGGACGCGGCGTCGATCTGATCCTCGACGCAGTTGGCGCCACGACACTCGAAAAAGGCCTCGGCTGCCTCGCCCTGTTCGGCCATCTGATTCTCTACGGACGCGCAGGCGGGCCGCCGGAGCCGCTCAACCTGTTCCGGCTGTTTGAGCGAGCGGCGAAGGTAAGCGGCTTCACGCTCAACACCATCCCGGCCGTGCCTGAAATCATGCGGCGCGGAATCGAGGACTCGCTCAAGCTGATCGCGCAAGGCAAGCTGAAGCTGCTGGTCGGCAAATCCTTCCCGCTCGCGCAGGCCGCCGAAGCCCATCGCTTCATGGAATCGCGCCAGTCCACAGGCAAGCTCGTGCTGACTGCCTGA